From a region of the Theobroma cacao cultivar B97-61/B2 chromosome 8, Criollo_cocoa_genome_V2, whole genome shotgun sequence genome:
- the LOC18592194 gene encoding random slug protein 5 — protein sequence MSAGLKKSSSNGCEKSLTSEEQQSKINEIRRLVGPLPEKLAIYCSDAAIARYLRAQNWNVKKATKMLKETLKWRAEYKPEEIRWEEVAHEAETGKIYRSNYVDKHGRTVLVMRPSCQNSKSTKGQIRYLVYCMENAIVNLPPDQEQMVWLIDFNGFNMSHISVKLTRETAHVLQDHYPERLGVAILYNPPKFFEPFWTVVKPFLEAKTQNKVKFAYSDDLNTKKIVKDLFDMEKLESAFGGNDDSGFDVNKYAERMREDDKRIPAFWTRENPQSAAPQPAPTCSVDLSSVNLNSDFDASDNDKVDSSLSHVSDSEGLPPNKGVLVTEGSDNGSREVH from the exons ATGAGTGCGGGTTTAAAGAAATCTTCTTCAAATGGCTGCGAGAAGTCTCTTACATCTGAAGAGCAGCAGTCAAAG ATTAATGAGATAAGAAGGTTGGTAGGACCATTGCCTGAGAAGTTGGCCATTTATTGTTCTGATGCAGCCATTGCAAGATATTTAAGGGCACAGAATTGGAATGTCAAGAAGGCAACTAAAATGCTTAAAGAGACCTTAAAATGGAGAGCAGAATACAAACCAGAAGAGATTCGCTGG GAGGAGGTTGCTCATGAAGCAGAGACGGGGAAGATCTACAGATCAAATTATGTAGACAAGCATGGAAGAACGGTTCTTGTCATGAGACCCAGTTGCCAG AACTCAAAATCGACAAAAGGACAGATTAGGTATTTGGTTTATTGCATGGAGAATGCAATTGTAAATCTTCCACCAGACCAGGAGCAGATGGTCTGGTTGATAGATTTCAATGGCTTCAACATGTCACACATATCAGTGAAGTTGACAAGGGAAACAGCACATGTTTTACAAGACCATTATCCAGAGCGCCTGGGTGTGGCAATACTATACAACCCTCCCAAGTTCTTTGAACCATTCTGGACG GTGGTCAAACCGTTTTTAGAGGCCAAGACTCAGAACAAAGTAAAATTTGCCTACTCTGATGATCTCAATACCAAGAAAATAGTGAAGGATCTTTTTGATATGGAGAAGCTAGAGTCTGCATTTGGCGGGAATGATGATTCAGGTTTCGACGTTAATAAGTATGCCGAGAGGATGAGGGAAGATGACAAGAGGATTCCCGCATTTTGGACAAGGGAAAATCCTCAATCAGCAGCTCCACAACCTGCACCAACGTGTTCGGTTGATTTGAGTTCTGTCAATTTAAACTCTGATTTTGATGCTTCTGACAATGACAAGGTAGACAGTTCCCTGAGTCATGTTTCAGATTCAGAAGGCCTCCCTCCCAATAAAGGAGTCTTGGTTACTGAGGGCAGTGATAATGGCTCCAGGGAAGTTCATTAG
- the LOC18592195 gene encoding 2,3-bisphosphoglycerate-dependent phosphoglycerate mutase, whose translation MANAMLHQTVGSLHLLSNSGIHCEVGNNSVRLLPKGFKVDVGFSKRGTYSSGERKFSVIQASASQTSVFDPVLSPSKIGTHESRKKSNEAALILIRHGESLWNEKNLFTGCVDVPLTKKGVEEAIEAGKRISNIPVDMIYTSALIRAQMTAMLAMTQHRRKKVPIIMHNESEQARAWSQIYSEDTMKQSIPVIAAWQLNERMYGELQGLNKQETADRFGKEKVHEWRRSYDIPPPNGESLEMCAQRAVAYFKDNIEPQLLSGKNVMIAAHGNSLRSIIMYLDKLTSQEVISLELSTGIPMLYIFKEGKFIRRGSPVAPTEAGVYAYTRRLAQYRQKLDETLH comes from the exons ATGGCCAATGCTATGTTGCACCAAACAGTTGGTAGTCTTCACCTTCTCAGCAATTCTGGAATTCATTGTGAAGTTGGGAACAATTCAGTAAGGTTGCTTCCCAAAGGTTTTAAGGTGGACGTTGGGTTCTCAAAAAGAGGGACTTACAGTTCTGGAGAGAGGAAATTCAGTGTTATTCAAGCCTCAGCTTCCCAAACTTCTGTTTTTGATCCTGTTTTATCTCCCTCAAAAATTGGCACCCATGAATCTCGCAAGAAATCAA ATGAAGCAGCTTTGATACTGATTCGCCATGGTGAGTCTTTATGGAATGAGAAGAACCTGTTTACAGGTTGTGTTGATGTGCCATTAACCAAGAAGGGGGTGGAAGAGGCAATTGAAGCTGGCAAGAGAATCAGCAACATACCTGTCGACATGATATACACATCGGCACTAATTCGTGCACAGATGACTGCTATGCTAGCCATGACTCAGCACCGCCGCAAGAAG GTGCCAATTATCATGCATAATGAGAGTGAGCAAGCAAGGGCATGGAGTCAAATATACAGTGAAGACACCATGAAGCAATCAATCCCTGTTATAGCAGCTTGGCAATTGAATGAAAGAAT GTATGGAGAATTACAAGGTCTTAATAAACAGGAAACTGCAGATAGATTTGGGAAGGAAAAAGTTCATGAGTGGCGTAGAAGTTATGATATACCTCCACCCAATGGCGAGAGTTTGGAAATGTGTGCTCAAAGAGCTGTTGCATATTTTAAAGATAAT ATTGAACCCCAACTCCTATCTGGAAAAAATGTTATGATTGCTGCCCATGGGAATTCATTAAGGTCCATTATTATGTATCTTGACAAATTAACCTCCCAGGAG GTTATCAGTTTAGAGCTATCAACTGGGATTCCCATGctttacatttttaaagaaggAAAGTTCATTAGGAGGGGAAGTCCTGTAGCACCAACAGAGGCTGGAGTCTATGCTTATACTAGA AGGTTGGCTCAATACAGGCAGAAATTAGATGAAACGTTGCATTGA
- the LOC18592196 gene encoding major pollen allergen Lol p 11, translating to MAKVLLLIALCVLPALVSATRMVKNPLVVQGQVYCDRCRAGFETPKTRNMAGAKVKVECSDRKTGQVVYKKEGYTDSTGHYKVVVSEDHLDEICDAILVKSSQPDCAKMSPGRERARVILTNFNGIASNTRFANAMGFMADEADAGCAEIMKLYQEEDV from the exons atgGCCAAAGTACTGTTGCTCATTGCACTATGTGTGCTGCCAGCTCTGGTCAGTGCAACACGAATGGTGAAGAACCCTTTGGTGGTGCAAGGACAGGTGTACTGTGACCGTTGCCGTGCTGGTTTTGAAACCCCTAAGACTAGAAACATGGCTG GTGCCAAGGTTAAGGTGGAATGCAGTGACAGGAAGACCGGCCAAGTTGTGTACAAGAAGGAGGGATACACAGATTCAACTGGACATTACAAGGTTGTTGTGTCTGAGGATCACTTGGATGAGATCTGTGATGCCATTCTTGTTAAGAGCTCCCAGCCTGACTGTGCCAAAATGTCCCCAGGTCGTGAACGTGCCCGTGTGATCTTGACCAACTTCAATGGCATTGCATCCAACACCCGCTTTGCCAATGCCATGGGCTTCATGGCTGATGAGGCTGATGCTGGCTGTGCTGAGATTATGAAGCTATACCAGGAAGAAGATGTGTAG
- the LOC18592197 gene encoding probable glucan 1,3-beta-glucosidase A, whose product MAIFSKRKLLLLWILSSCMLCLSKGRRTRDFRIKAVNLGGWLVTEGWIKPSLFDGIPNNDFLDGNSLQFKSVTNGKYLSAKSGGGTSIAADQTIVSEWELFRLWRVNESTFQFRVFNNQFVGLQNAGNGTHVVSVSKTPARLETFEIVRKPDDSSLVRIKAANGFFIQVNKENIVTADYAGNTVWGNDDPSVFIVTVNGTAHGEYQVTNGYGPEKAAPIMREHWNTFIVEDDFKFIVENGLDAVRIPVGWWIASDPTPPLPYVGGSLNALDNAFSWAQKYWLKVIIDLHAAPGSQNGYEHSSSRDGSLEWGKTDDTLEKTIAVIEFLTARYVENPSLYAVELINEPRAPMVPIERLIKYYKAGYKTVRKHSSTVYVVLSNRLGTSESTELVQLASGLKGSVIDIHYYSLFNDNFRNMTVQQNIDFINTNRSTELNHVTKSNGPLTFVGEWTAEWEFKGGTKMDYQRFAKAQKRVYKRATFGWSYWTLKNVNNHWCLEWMIKNGYIKL is encoded by the exons ATggcaattttctcaaaaaggAAGCTGCTACTTCTCTGGATCTTATCTTCTTGTATGCTATGTCTTTCAAAAGGGAGAAGGACTAGAGATTTTCGCATAAAAGCAGTTAATCTTGGAGGTTGGTTGGTTACAGAGGGATGGATTAAACCTTCTCTTTTTGATGGCATTCCAAACAATGATTTTCTG GATGGAAACTCACTTCAGTTCAAATCAGTAACAAATGGGAAATATCTTAGTGCCAAGTCTGGTGGAGGAACAAGTATAGCTGCTGATCAAACAATTGTTTCGGAGTGGGAGCTTTTTAGA CTTTGGAGGGTAAATGAGAGTACATTCCAGTTTCGTGTCTTCAACAACCAGTTTGTGGGACTACAAAATGCTGGAAACGGAACACATGTAGTATCTGTTTCAAAAACGCCTGCTAGACTTGAAACGTTTGAGATTGTCAGGAAACCTGATGATTCAAGTCTTGTAAGGATTAAAGCAGCGAATGGGTTCTTCATCCAG GTGAACAAGGAGAATATTGTGACAGCTGATTATGCAGGCAACACTGTGTGGGGAAATGATGATCCTTCTGTTTTTATAGTGACTGTAAATGGAACAGCTCATGGTGAATATCAAGTGACTAACGGTTATGGACCAGAGAAAGCTGCACCAATTATGAGG GAACACTGGAACACTTTTATAGTTGAAGATGACTTCAAATTCATCGTGGAGAATGGACTAGACGCAGTACGAATACCAGTTGGATGGTGGATAGCTAGTGATCCAACGCCTCCTTTGCCTTATGTTGGGGGATCCTTGAATGCGTTGGACAATGCTTTTTCTTGGGCTCA GAAATACTGGTTGAAGGTTATAATCGATCTGCATGCCGCACCTGGTTCTCAGAATGGATATGAACACAGCTCTTCCAGAGATGGTTCACTCGAGTGGGGCAAAACAGATGATACTTTGGAAAAGACAATAGCTGTAATAGAATTTCTCACAGCCAG GTACGTGGAGAACCCAAGCCTATACGCAGTAGAGTTGATCAACGAGCCACGTGCCCCAATGGTGCCTATAGAAAGGTTGATTAAGTACTACAAAGCCGGTTATAAAACTGTCCGCAAGCACTCCTCAACAGTTTATGTGGTGTTGTCAAACCGGTTAGGAACATCTGAGTCAACTGAGCTGGTCCAGCTAGCTAGTGGCTTAAAGGGATCCGTTATCGATATCCATTATTACAGTCTCTTCAATGATAACTTCAGAAACATGACTGTCCAACAGAACATTGATTTCATCAACACTAATCGCTCCACAGAGTTGAATCATGTAACCAAATCTAATGGCCCTCTCACTTTTGTAG GGGAATGGACCGCAGAGTGGGAATTCAAGGGAGGAACTAAAATGGATTACCAGAGATTTGCAAAGGCCCAAAAAAGGGTGTACAAGCGTGCCACATTTGGGTGGTCTTACTGGACTCTGAAGAATGTGAACAATCATTGGTGTCTTGAATGGATGATCAAGAATGGCTACATCAAACTCTAG
- the LOC18592198 gene encoding probable glucan 1,3-beta-glucosidase A, with protein sequence MLVSSTRHVLSICVLLSLVLSFCQGRVDPNFRIRAVNLGGWLVTEGWIKPTLFDGILNKDFLDGTALQFKSVTTGKYLCAELGGGSIIVANRTAASGWETFRLWRINGTALNFTVFEKQFIGLDTNGNGIDMVAVSKTPGNSETFEIVRDSNDRNRVRIKAPNGYYLQAKTEELVTADSQGGSGWGDDDPSVFVMQMTGRLEGEFQVTNGYGPDRAPQVMRDHWRTFIVEEDFKFISQNGLNAVRIPVGWWIASDPTPPPPYVGGSLQALDHAFSWAEKYGLKVIIDLHAAPGSQNGWEHSASRDGSQEWGKTDENIHQTVAVIEFLTARYAKSPSLYAVELINEPLSPGATLESVTKYYKAGYAAVRRHSSTAFVVLSNRLGPMEPRELFPMASGLRGSVIDVHYYNLFQDMFNNLTVQLNIDFIYTNRSSQLNHITTSNGPLTFVGEWVAEWNVSGATKEDYQRFAKAQLEVYGRATFGWAYWTLRNVNRHWSLEWMINNGYIKL encoded by the exons ATGTTGGTCTCCTCAACAAGGCATGTACTGAGCATTTGTGTCCTCCTGTCATTGGTTTTATCTTTCTGTCAGGGGAGGGTAGACCCAAATTTCCGGATTAGAGCAGTTAATCTAGGAGGTTGGCTTGTGACAGAAGGTTGGATTAAGCCTACTCTTTTTGATGGCATCTTGAACAAGGACTTCTTG GATGGAACTGCGCTTCAGTTCAAGTCAGTAACAACCGGAAAATATCTTTGCGCCGAGCTAGGTGGAGGAAGTATCATAGTTGCCAACCGGACTGCTGCTTCTGGCTGGGAAACCTTTAGA TTGTGGAGGATCAATGGGACAGCTCTTAATTTTACGGTCTTTGAGAAGCAATTCATTGGACTTGACACAAATGGAAATGGGATCGACATGGTAGCTGTTTCAAAAACTCCTGGAAATTCGGAGACCTTCGAGATTGTGAGGGACTCCAATGATAGGAACCGGGTTCGAATCAAAGCACCAAATGGGTACTACTTACAG GCGAAAACAGAAGAGCTGGTGACAGCTGATTCGCAGGGGGGTAGTGGGTGGGGAGATGATGATCCATCAGTATTTGTGATGCAGATGACCGGACGGCTTGAGGGCGAGTTTCAAGTAACTAATGGCTATGGCCCGGACAGAGCCCCACAAGTCATGAGG GACCACTGGAGAACATTCATTGTGGAAGAAGactttaaatttatatcaCAAAATGGACTTAATGCTGTCAGAATTCCGGTTGGTTGGTGGATAGCCAGCGATCCAACGCCACCCCCGCCTTATGTTGGGGGCTCCTTGCAAGCATTAGACCATGCCTTCTCATGGGCAGA GAAATATGGGTTAAAAGTAATAATTGATCTACATGCTGCACCTGGTTCACAAAATGGCTGGGAGCACAGCGCTTCCAGAGATGGCTCCCAGGAATGGGGCAAGACAGATGAAAACATACACCAAACAGTTGCTGTTATAGAATTCTTAACAGCCAG ATATGCAAAGAGCCCAAGCCTTTATGCAGTTGAGCTGATCAACGAGCCTCTCTCCCCAGGAGCAACACTGGAGAGCGTGACCAAATACTACAAAGCCGGTTACGCCGCCGTCCGTCGGCACTCTTCGACCGCTTTTGTAGTGTTGTCGAATAGGCTAGGACCGATGGAGCCAAGGGAGCTATTCCCGATGGCCAGTGGCTTAAGGGGATCCGTTATCGATGTACATTACTACAATCTTTTCCAAGACATGTTCAACAACTTGACGGTCCAACTGAACATTGATTTTATCTACACCAACCGGTCCTCGCAGCTGAATCATATTACTACATCTAATGGTCCTCTGACTTTTGTTG GTGAATGGGTGGCTGAGTGGAACGTTAGTGGAGCTACTAAAGAGGATTACCAAAGGTTCGCCAAGGCCCAATTAGAGGTTTACGGGAGGGCGACTTTTGGTTGGGCTTACTGGACTCTGAGGAATGTCAACAGACATTGGAGCCTCGAGTGGATGATCAACAACGGCTATATCAAGCTTTAG
- the LOC18592199 gene encoding uncharacterized protein LOC18592199 — protein sequence MLLGKRPRPPMKRTTSMKEITFDLNTSNAEAPPSDRHNPLNNYPKQAAGPFGGVWGPQIQANGGGGAAGGGSGLEGFDQRLLVTVSPRAHRRHSADFIETAHFLRACGLCRRRLVPGRDIYMYRGDTAFCSLECRQQQMNQDEKKEKCSIASKKQAAAASSAARSGVSAKGETVAAV from the exons ATGTTGCTAGGGAAGAGGCCAAGGCCACCAATGAAGAGAACGACAAGCATGAAAGAGATCACTTTTGATCTAAACACAAGCAACGCTGAAGCTCCACCGTCTGATCGACACAACCCTTTAAACAACTACCCAAAACAGGCTGCTGGCCCCTTTGGTGGTGTTTGGGGTCCACAGATCCAGGCtaatggtggtggtggtgcaGCTGGTGGTGGTAGCGGCCTTGAAGGGTTCGATCAACGGTTGTTGGTGACGGTGTCACCTAGAGCTCATAGAAGGCATTCGGCTGATTTTATAGAAACCGCCCACTTCTTAAGGGCTTGTGGTCTTTGCAGACGTCGCCTTGTTCCTGGCCGTGATATCTACATGTATAG GGGTGATACTGCATTTTGCAGCCTAGAGTGCAGGCAACAGCAGATGAACCAAGAcgagaaaaaggagaaatgtTCGATTGCATCCAAGAAACAAGCCGCCGCTGCCTCTTCTGCTGCGAGATCCGGCGTCTCCGCCAAAGGCGAGACCGTTGCGGCCGTATAG